The Mesorhizobium sp. B2-8-5 genome segment AGTCGTCGTCGCGCGCGTGTCGCCGGTCAGCCGCTGCAGCGCGCGCTGTATCTGCTTGGTGTCGGCAGAGATCGACAGGATCAGGTCTTCGGTGTCGCCGGCCATGAATCTTTATTCCCTGATCCAGTCCCAGAGTTCGTCGACTTCCTTGGAGGTGAGCGCCTTGTCCCCGTCCGGATCATTGGCCTTCTGGTAGCCTTCGAGCGCGGCGAGGTACTGCCACATGCTCATTCGCCGGACCTGCTGGGGAGAGAAGCCGAGGACGGCACCGTTGCCGTAGATGGCTCCGAACCGGAACTTTCCGTTGGGGGTTTCGTCGGATCGCTCTGACCCGGAGCCTCTGATTTTTTTCCGACTTCCTCCTCCGGCGCGCCGGCGACGGCGGCGCCAAGGACGAGCTGCGCCAGCACGAGATTTTCCAGCGGCGGCCGGTCCTGCACATAGGCGCGGACCAGCTTCAGCGCCTTGACCGGCTCCAGACCGCCGCCGATCAGGCCAAGGCGAATGACGTGGGAGATGTCGCCCATGCGCCAGCGGCCGGACACCAGCCGGTCGAGCACCACATAGGGGCCGGCATCGCAGGCCTCCTGCAGCTGTTCCAGCTCGCCCCAGCCCATCCGGAAGACATAGTCGTCATCCGCGAAGGTCTGCGTCGTCGAAGCGTCTCGGCTCACGAAACGACCCGGGTCATGACACCGTCGGATTGCAGCGAGACGTTCGCGGTGGCGCGCTGCGCGTTCGGCGCGGTGGCGGCAAAGGTCTCGACATGCATCGACCCGGTCCAGGTGATCGTTTTCGCCGGGAACTCCCAAATGACCTTCACATGGACGGAATCGACGCTTTCCCAGGCATTGAGCCAGGTCTCGACCGATTCCGCGGCGAGCACGCCTTCGCCGCTGATCGACATCGACAGCGAGGTCGCGTCGCGGCCAAGCCAGTCGACGGCATCGGGATCGTCGCAGTCCGGCAACTGGAATTCGTTGAGCGCCTTGGTCAGCGTCATCGAGCGGGAGGTGAAGCCGCAGGGAACGGCAAAATTTTCCGGGGTCGCGCCGTCGCCGAGCATGACCTTGACCTTGCCGCCCTTGATTGTCGTGGGGGATGCCATCGCATTTTCTCCATGTCGTTTGAACGGCGCGGCGGATGCCGGCAGGCGCGCCACCTGCTGTGAAAAATCAGGCCTAATTCACGGCTGTTCCGCGAAGGCCTCGAAGCTCATGCGAGCCCGGTTGGTCAGCCCATCCGGGTCACGGGAAAAGATGGTCTGCCGGTGCTGAAGGTAGACCAGGGCGTTTTCTGTCAGGGCCAATTCCGGCTCGAGGATGCCAACGCGCACGGCGTCGCTGATCTTTTCCGCTTCGGGAAAGCCGACCGCGCGCGACCAGACGTTGATGTCGAAGGTGATGTTGAAGCCCTTGATGCAATCGACATCGTCAGACAGCTCGACCATCGGGCCGACCGTCACATAGGGAAAGATCGGGTTGGCCGGCACGGTGTCGTAAACCCGCTGACCGATGAACGATGCCACCCCGGCCACGGCTTTCAGCCGCGCCACGATCGCGCCCTGCAATTCCAGGCTTGGCGAGGTCATCTAACCCTTCTTGGCCTTGCGCACGGCCTTGTTGACCGCGCCGGCAATGCGGCGCCGAAGCGCCTTGCGGTAGGCGCGATAGGTCGGAAAGATGTGCGGGCGCGCCGCCATCTTGACCGTGCCGAATTCGAGGAACCGCCAGATGAATTCGCCGAAGATGCCGGTCGCGTTCGGATCCTTCGTCCTGCCCGGCAGGCCGATCGCGCGCTTGTCGCGGTGATTGGCGATCTTGTCGCCGATCAGGCTGTCAGCGTATTCGCCAGTGTCGCGCGGCGCGCGCGGCCGTATCCTGTTGGCGAGTTCCTTCGCACCTTCCAGCTGTTCGACGGCGACCTCCTTTTCCACATTCGGAAGAAGCTGGTTGAGCCGGCGATAGAGCGCCTCGCGCCCCTGCCATTTCACCTGCGGTCTCATGCCGCCACGCCCGATTGCACGGTGAGATAGACCCAGGCCGGATCGGTGATGATGTCGACGGCGATGACCGCGTAGACCGTGCCGGCCCTGACATCGCGCATGCGCCAATCGGTCGTAAGCCGGCGCGACTGCGAGGAAGAGCGGACATAGACTCCGAAGGTGTTGCGGCCTTCGAGCCGCGCCGCCATGACAGCCTCCGAGCCACCCCGGCTGCGGAATTCGGCGCGGCACTGGAAGCGCTCCTCGAAGTCACCGGCGACAGTGTTGCCGTATCCGTCGTCGATCTCGGACCGCGCATCGAATGCGACGCGCTCGCGCAATGAGCCGGCGTTAGGCTTCGGCATCGTCGGCGTCCTTGCGCGGCTTGGAGCATTTCACCGCTTTTTCGGCTGAAAGCGCCGCCGCCGCGCAGGCGCGCGTGACGTTCTGCTCCATCCCTCCCTTGTAGGCGATGATGGATTGCGGCGTCGGCTTCCAGTCGAAGTCGGCGGTGAAGCGCACCCACATGTTAGTTCGAAACGCCCGTGTAGCGGACGTCGAGCGCCAGCACGCTGGCCGAGGTGGCGAGGCCGATCAGGCAGACATATTCGCCCGTGCCGACATCGGCGACGGGGCAGATGCCGCCGGGCGTGTCGGACAGGTAGTAGGCGACGCCCGGTGTCAGCGCCGCGCCGATGGTGATGTCGCCGCTCTTCTGGAACTTGATCGGTTGATCGAGCGCGCCGCCGTTGAGCGCGATGCCGATAGGCGTGCGGATCTCGGCGCTGGCCCCATTCGAATCCGCCTTCATCAGCTTTTTCGTGGTGCTGGAGCGATAGACCGCCTGGCCGGCGGTGATGGCCTCGCCGGCGGCGCCGGTTTCGGTTGCGGCATTCGCGCCAGCGACGACGCTGGCGGCAGTGATGACAAGATCGGCCATGGGAGAGATCTCCGGTTGAGGGATGAGGAAGAAGCTAGACGCCGACGCGGCGATACGGAGCGATCAGCGCGTCAACGGCCATGGGAAGCGGTGCAACGGCATCGCCGATGGCGACCGCTTCGCGGTTCGCATACCAATGAGCGGCGAGCATCATGATCACGATCTTGACCGCGCTCGGCACCGCATCCGCGGCGCCAAAGCCGGCGGTGAAACCGATGCGCACAGGATCGGAGCGCTGATCGTTCAGAGCCGGCGCACCGAAATTGTCTCGCAGGCGAACGAAGGCGCCGCGCGCATCGGACAGTGTCTCATAGAGGGTGTTCGAAACCGTCTGTTCGGCATCGTCGGGGTCGGAATACTTCACGACGACGCTGGCGACGTCGGGAAACGGCAGGCGCAGATCACGACACGCCGGCCAGCACCCGAAATCCTGCTGCCAGCCCTGATTGACGATGCAGCGGCCCAAGATGCCCGTCCAACCGTCGAGGTGATCGGTCGCCGCCTGCACCAGGACACCGAGAAGCTCGTCATCATCGGTGAAATCGACGGCATTCACGTGCCGCTTGATCTCCTCGAGCGAGACGGCAGCAGCCGGCGCCGTGGTGCGGACGGGTCGAAGCATCTCAGGTAGCCCTTTTATTTTCCGCGCCGGCCCTTGGACGGCTTGGCATCTTCAGCGGTTTCGTCGGCTGCGATCTCAGTAGCGAACTTTTCGCGCACAGCGACTTCGGCGAGGTTTCCCTCGATCTCGACGCCCACCTTGAACGTTTCGGATTCGCCGTGATCGTCACGGCGTCCGACGAATTCCTTGTCGACAATGGCTTT includes the following:
- a CDS encoding HK97-gp10 family putative phage morphogenesis protein, producing MRPQVKWQGREALYRRLNQLLPNVEKEVAVEQLEGAKELANRIRPRAPRDTGEYADSLIGDKIANHRDKRAIGLPGRTKDPNATGIFGEFIWRFLEFGTVKMAARPHIFPTYRAYRKALRRRIAGAVNKAVRKAKKG
- a CDS encoding head-tail adaptor protein, with protein sequence MPKPNAGSLRERVAFDARSEIDDGYGNTVAGDFEERFQCRAEFRSRGGSEAVMAARLEGRNTFGVYVRSSSQSRRLTTDWRMRDVRAGTVYAVIAVDIITDPAWVYLTVQSGVAA
- a CDS encoding phage tail tube protein, which produces MASPTTIKGGKVKVMLGDGATPENFAVPCGFTSRSMTLTKALNEFQLPDCDDPDAVDWLGRDATSLSMSISGEGVLAAESVETWLNAWESVDSVHVKVIWEFPAKTITWTGSMHVETFAATAPNAQRATANVSLQSDGVMTRVVS
- a CDS encoding DUF3168 domain-containing protein; this translates as MTSPSLELQGAIVARLKAVAGVASFIGQRVYDTVPANPIFPYVTVGPMVELSDDVDCIKGFNITFDINVWSRAVGFPEAEKISDAVRVGILEPELALTENALVYLQHRQTIFSRDPDGLTNRARMSFEAFAEQP
- a CDS encoding gene transfer agent family protein, with the translated sequence MSRDASTTQTFADDDYVFRMGWGELEQLQEACDAGPYVVLDRLVSGRWRMGDISHVIRLGLIGGGLEPVKALKLVRAYVQDRPPLENLVLAQLVLGAAVAGAPEEEVGKKSEAPGQSDPTKPPTESSGSEPSTATVPSSASLPSRSGE
- a CDS encoding head-tail connector protein, which produces MNAVDFTDDDELLGVLVQAATDHLDGWTGILGRCIVNQGWQQDFGCWPACRDLRLPFPDVASVVVKYSDPDDAEQTVSNTLYETLSDARGAFVRLRDNFGAPALNDQRSDPVRIGFTAGFGAADAVPSAVKIVIMMLAAHWYANREAVAIGDAVAPLPMAVDALIAPYRRVGV